The following coding sequences lie in one Lentimicrobium sp. L6 genomic window:
- a CDS encoding lipopolysaccharide assembly protein LapB yields MKKITFLALLFLSVTMMASAQKSTRTTAYNYLRKGKLDLAKENIDKAVGHEKTMNDPKTWFYYGNTYIQLATTPLDAFKALDPDALQKAYDGYMKCIELDEKGTYTEQVEADLKIIANNYYARGLEHYNANDYPAAYKEFKEAISVNNSINSVDSLAVYASAMSAFSGEMYPEAIEGYESLIAMEYNNSGIYGDLANIYKTTENIDRAKEVLEMGITKYPNDANIVFAKINILLTEEKYEEVVNYLESAIQLAPENYTLYFVQGQSYEQMGDLENAKLGYEKALEVNPEYSDALYNMGALYYNKGVEISVKANDLPYDAEEEFNRLKEEASKEFLLAQPYFEKALEIMPDDQGLVKSLMQIYNSTNQSDKVAELKNR; encoded by the coding sequence ATGAAGAAGATAACATTTTTAGCGCTATTATTTCTATCAGTAACTATGATGGCCAGCGCACAAAAGAGCACAAGAACCACTGCTTATAATTATCTAAGAAAAGGTAAGTTAGACTTAGCCAAAGAAAATATAGATAAGGCAGTAGGTCATGAAAAAACAATGAACGATCCTAAAACTTGGTTTTACTATGGTAATACCTATATTCAATTGGCTACTACACCATTAGATGCATTTAAAGCTTTAGATCCTGATGCTTTACAAAAAGCTTATGATGGATATATGAAATGTATAGAGTTAGATGAAAAAGGAACTTATACTGAACAAGTAGAGGCCGATTTAAAAATTATTGCCAATAATTATTATGCTAGAGGTTTAGAGCATTATAATGCTAATGATTATCCAGCAGCATATAAAGAATTTAAAGAAGCGATTTCTGTTAATAATTCTATCAATAGTGTGGATTCATTAGCTGTTTATGCTTCCGCAATGTCTGCTTTTTCTGGTGAAATGTACCCAGAAGCTATAGAAGGATATGAGAGTTTAATTGCTATGGAGTATAACAATTCTGGTATTTATGGAGATTTAGCTAATATCTACAAGACTACAGAAAACATAGACAGAGCTAAAGAAGTTTTGGAAATGGGAATTACAAAATATCCAAACGATGCTAATATTGTATTTGCTAAAATCAATATTCTTTTAACTGAAGAGAAATATGAAGAAGTAGTTAATTATTTAGAATCTGCTATACAATTAGCTCCAGAAAATTATACATTATATTTTGTTCAAGGACAGTCTTACGAGCAAATGGGAGATCTTGAAAATGCTAAATTAGGCTACGAAAAAGCTTTGGAAGTAAATCCAGAGTATTCAGATGCACTTTATAATATGGGTGCTTTATATTATAATAAAGGTGTTGAGATTTCTGTGAAAGCTAATGATTTACCTTATGATGCTGAAGAGGAATTCAATAGGTTAAAAGAAGAAGCCAGCAAAGAATTTTTACTTGCTCAGCCATATTTTGAGAAAGCATTAGAAATTATGCCAGACGACCAGGGATTAGTTAAATCCTTAATGCAGATTTACAATTCAACAAATCAGTCGGATAAAGTTGCTGAATTAAAAAATAGATAA
- a CDS encoding cold-shock protein, with protein sequence MSNGTVKFFNDSKGYGFITPDEGGKDVFVHANGLIDEINEGDKVSYEVEEGKKGLNAVNVSIL encoded by the coding sequence ATGAGTAACGGAACAGTTAAGTTTTTCAACGATTCTAAAGGATATGGATTCATTACACCTGACGAAGGTGGCAAAGATGTTTTTGTACATGCAAATGGTTTAATCGACGAAATTAATGAAGGTGACAAAGTCAGCTACGAAGTAGAAGAAGGTAAAAAAGGTTTAAATGCAGTAAATGTATCTATTCTGTAG
- a CDS encoding 30S ribosomal protein THX, which produces MGKGDKKTKRGKINKNSYGKKRLKKVKNKIIAPKKPIKKVVEEEVIVDKPKKAPPKKAVEKKEAVKKVITEKKAVVEMKPTTSKKTVKKAVDNKEE; this is translated from the coding sequence ATGGGTAAAGGAGATAAAAAGACCAAACGTGGTAAGATCAATAAAAACTCTTACGGAAAAAAAAGACTTAAAAAAGTCAAAAATAAAATTATTGCTCCTAAAAAGCCTATTAAAAAAGTGGTGGAAGAAGAAGTGATAGTTGATAAACCAAAGAAAGCCCCCCCTAAAAAAGCAGTAGAAAAAAAAGAAGCTGTAAAAAAAGTCATAACAGAGAAGAAGGCAGTTGTTGAAATGAAGCCCACTACGTCTAAAAAAACCGTAAAAAAAGCAGTCGATAATAAAGAAGAATAA
- the gyrA gene encoding DNA gyrase subunit A has product MHEGERIIKVGISDQMKAAYIDYSMSVIVSRALPDVRDGLKPVHRRVLYGMLDLGVLSNRPYKKSARIVGEVLGKYHPHGDSSVYDAMVRMAQEWSLRYPVVDGQGNFGSIDGDSPAAMRYTEARLRKISEDMLIDIDKETVDFQLNFDDSLKEPTVLPTRIPNLLVNGTSGIAVGMATNMPPHNLTEVVNGTLAYIDNNDIDIKGLMEYIKAPDFPTGGIIYGYDGVINAFETGKGRIVMRGETTIEETKSGKEMIIAHSIPYQVNKADMIKKTADLVNDKKIEGISDIRDESDRDGIRVVYELKRDANTNVVLNKLYQYTALQSSFSVNNIALVHGRPEVLNLKDQIYHFVEHRHDVVVKRTQYELKQAEKRAHILEGLIIASDNIDEVIKIIRGSKSPEEAREALIVRFELSDIQSRAIVEMRLRQLTGLEQDKLRAEYEAIMKTIEYLKAILESKEMRMDIIKEELNEIRDKYGDERMSRIEYSAADFRIEDTIPDDDVVITISHAGYIKRTNLTEYRRQNRGGRGSKGSSTRNEDFLEHLFVASMHDYMLFFTEKGKVFWLRVFEIPEGTRTTKGRAIQNIINIPPDDKVRAYINTKDLKNEDYIKNNFIILATKKGVIKKTSLELYSRPRANGINAITVRDGDTLLEARLTNGENEVILAVKSGRAIRFNERHVRPMGRNASGVRGIKLDNDKDEVIGMICLETHDYDILVVSEKGYGKRSKLEDYRETNRGGKGVRTLNITDKTGKLISIKNVTDDNDLMIINKSGILIRIPVGGESNPLRVMGRNTQGVRLIKIQEGDSIASVAKVDVEEEEEELVVIEDGTVLDVETLEEASEDEATENETTADEADENVTEE; this is encoded by the coding sequence ATGCACGAAGGAGAAAGAATAATTAAGGTAGGGATATCTGATCAAATGAAAGCTGCATACATAGATTACTCTATGTCTGTTATTGTTTCCAGAGCTCTACCTGATGTTCGTGATGGTTTAAAACCAGTTCACAGACGAGTATTGTATGGTATGCTTGATTTGGGCGTTTTATCTAATAGACCGTATAAAAAATCAGCGAGAATCGTGGGAGAGGTGCTTGGTAAGTATCACCCACATGGTGATTCTTCAGTATATGATGCAATGGTAAGAATGGCTCAGGAATGGTCTTTAAGATACCCTGTAGTTGATGGCCAAGGTAACTTTGGTTCTATTGATGGTGATAGCCCTGCTGCTATGCGTTATACAGAAGCTCGATTAAGAAAGATATCAGAAGATATGCTTATCGATATCGATAAAGAAACTGTTGATTTTCAATTAAACTTTGATGATTCATTAAAGGAACCTACGGTTTTACCTACACGTATACCCAATTTGCTTGTTAATGGTACTAGCGGTATTGCTGTTGGTATGGCCACAAATATGCCCCCTCATAATTTAACAGAAGTGGTAAATGGTACCTTAGCTTATATTGATAATAATGATATCGATATTAAAGGGTTAATGGAATACATTAAAGCTCCTGATTTCCCAACCGGTGGTATCATCTATGGATACGATGGCGTAATTAATGCCTTTGAAACTGGTAAGGGTAGAATAGTCATGAGAGGCGAAACCACCATAGAAGAAACCAAGTCTGGAAAAGAAATGATTATAGCTCACAGTATTCCTTATCAAGTGAATAAAGCAGATATGATCAAAAAAACTGCTGATTTGGTTAACGATAAAAAAATTGAAGGCATTAGTGATATTAGAGACGAATCCGATAGAGATGGTATTCGTGTAGTATATGAATTGAAGAGAGACGCCAATACTAACGTAGTTCTCAATAAATTATACCAATATACAGCCCTACAATCCTCATTTTCTGTAAACAATATTGCTTTAGTTCATGGGCGACCTGAGGTACTGAACCTTAAAGACCAAATATATCATTTTGTTGAACATAGGCATGATGTGGTTGTCAAAAGGACTCAATATGAATTAAAACAAGCAGAGAAAAGAGCTCATATCTTAGAAGGTTTGATTATTGCTTCTGATAATATTGATGAGGTAATTAAAATTATTCGTGGCTCAAAAAGTCCAGAAGAAGCTAGAGAAGCTTTAATTGTTCGTTTTGAATTAAGCGATATACAATCTCGTGCTATTGTTGAAATGAGATTACGTCAACTGACCGGTCTTGAACAAGATAAGTTAAGAGCAGAATATGAAGCTATAATGAAAACCATAGAATACTTGAAAGCCATCTTGGAAAGCAAGGAGATGAGAATGGATATCATTAAAGAAGAGCTTAATGAGATTAGAGATAAATATGGTGATGAGCGCATGAGTAGAATCGAATACAGCGCTGCGGATTTCCGTATTGAAGATACTATTCCTGATGACGACGTAGTAATTACTATTTCACATGCTGGATATATTAAAAGGACAAATTTAACAGAATACCGTCGCCAAAATAGAGGTGGAAGAGGATCAAAGGGAAGTAGCACCAGAAATGAAGATTTCTTAGAGCACCTTTTTGTTGCGAGTATGCACGATTATATGTTATTCTTCACCGAGAAAGGAAAAGTATTCTGGTTGAGGGTATTTGAAATTCCTGAAGGAACTAGAACAACCAAGGGTAGAGCCATTCAAAATATAATCAATATTCCTCCCGATGATAAAGTGAGAGCTTATATCAATACTAAGGATTTAAAGAATGAAGATTATATAAAGAATAACTTCATCATTCTAGCAACAAAAAAAGGTGTAATCAAGAAAACTTCTCTTGAGTTATATAGTCGTCCAAGAGCCAATGGTATCAATGCCATTACTGTTCGAGATGGTGATACCTTATTAGAAGCCAGATTAACCAATGGCGAAAACGAAGTTATTTTAGCTGTGAAGAGCGGTAGAGCTATTCGTTTTAATGAGCGCCATGTTCGTCCGATGGGAAGAAATGCATCTGGAGTAAGAGGTATTAAACTCGATAATGATAAGGATGAAGTTATAGGTATGATTTGCCTAGAAACTCATGACTATGATATCTTAGTTGTTTCTGAAAAAGGTTATGGTAAACGTTCTAAATTAGAGGATTATAGAGAGACCAATAGAGGTGGTAAAGGAGTTCGTACTCTTAATATCACCGATAAAACTGGTAAATTAATCTCAATTAAGAATGTAACCGACGATAATGATTTAATGATCATCAATAAAAGTGGTATTCTCATTAGAATTCCTGTAGGAGGAGAGTCTAATCCACTAAGAGTGATGGGAAGAAATACTCAAGGTGTTCGATTAATCAAAATCCAGGAAGGTGATAGTATCGCCTCTGTAGCTAAAGTTGATGTGGAAGAAGAGGAGGAAGAATTGGTGGTTATAGAGGATGGCACAGTTCTTGATGTTGAAACTTTAGAAGAAGCTTCGGAAGATGAAGCCACAGAAAACGAAACAACTGCAGATGAAGCTGATGAGAATGTAACTGAAGAATAA
- a CDS encoding FAD:protein FMN transferase has protein sequence MKKYYFVISLLSFGLLFGCQEKPLKKVHFTGTAQGTYYAINYYETDSRDFQNEVDSLLNAFDQSVSVYQPNSIVSKINRNEEVELDDWFIENFNLSQKISGETEGSFDMTIAPLANVWGFGTFEKPDSVNHALIDSLKQYVDYHQISIINGKLIKQNPHIQLNFNAIAQGYAVDVLAKYFKSNGINDFLIDLGGEIYASGQKPNGDHWKIGIEIPEDGAEERFYNRIISLKDAAVATSGNYRKFYELDGKKYAHSLDPKTGFPVTHSLLSTTVIAPSAGEADAYATAFMVLGVEKTLKYAEIHPHIKVYLMYDEDGELKTAMSKSFEEYISVGSE, from the coding sequence ATGAAAAAATATTATTTCGTAATTTCCTTACTTAGTTTTGGATTACTATTTGGTTGCCAAGAAAAACCGTTAAAAAAGGTGCATTTTACTGGTACAGCTCAAGGAACTTATTATGCCATTAACTATTACGAGACTGATTCTCGCGATTTCCAAAATGAGGTGGATAGCCTATTAAATGCTTTTGATCAATCTGTTTCTGTTTATCAGCCCAATAGTATTGTAAGTAAAATAAACAGGAACGAAGAGGTGGAATTAGACGATTGGTTCATTGAGAACTTTAACCTTTCTCAAAAAATATCAGGAGAAACAGAAGGCAGCTTTGATATGACTATTGCTCCTTTGGCCAACGTTTGGGGGTTTGGAACCTTTGAGAAGCCCGATTCTGTAAATCATGCGCTAATTGATAGTCTAAAACAATATGTGGACTATCATCAAATCTCTATTATAAATGGAAAGCTGATTAAGCAGAATCCACATATTCAACTTAACTTTAATGCCATTGCACAAGGGTATGCAGTTGATGTTTTAGCTAAATATTTCAAATCTAATGGGATTAATGATTTCCTGATCGACCTTGGAGGTGAAATTTATGCAAGTGGACAAAAGCCCAATGGTGATCATTGGAAAATTGGCATAGAGATTCCTGAAGATGGTGCTGAGGAGCGCTTTTATAATAGAATCATTAGCCTAAAAGATGCAGCTGTAGCCACATCAGGAAATTATAGAAAGTTTTATGAGCTAGACGGGAAAAAATATGCACATAGCTTGGATCCAAAAACAGGATTCCCTGTTACACATAGTCTTTTAAGTACAACCGTCATTGCTCCCTCAGCTGGAGAAGCCGATGCCTACGCTACTGCTTTTATGGTGTTAGGAGTGGAAAAAACCTTAAAATATGCAGAAATTCATCCTCATATCAAGGTATACTTAATGTATGATGAAGATGGGGAACTAAAAACAGCTATGAGTAAAAGTTTTGAGGAATATATTTCGGTTGGCAGTGAGTAA
- a CDS encoding ATP-dependent Clp protease ATP-binding subunit: protein MEAKFSARVREVLSLSRQEAIRLKNNYIGVEHLFLGIIKEGNGMAYKMLSDLGLPIDTLRLKIEKTIASESETYSSSQNIPFVRQAERIIKLTYLEARRFQSQQVGTEHLLLAILKDPDNIVTQMLDKNQIDYSKITTLVQEYSSGKEEETQDKIDPIEDQYPGGFPPEPDEGSGKSQKTNKPSKKDGDPKSSTPVLDNFGRDLTRLAEENRLDPIVGRESELERIAQILSRRKKNNPILIGEPGVGKSAIAEGLAIRIVSRQVSRALFNKRIFTLDLASIVAGTKYRGQFEERMKAILNELEKNPNIILFIDEIHTIVGAGNASGSLDASNMFKPALARGELQCIGATTLDEYRQTIEKDGALERRFQKIIVDATSPEETETILSNIKERYEDHHLVRYSDEALKACVQLTNRYMSDRFLPDKAIDALDEAGARVHITHMNVPDGIIKIEGKIEEAIQRKKNAIKKQQFEQAAQLRDNERELQEELDLAKRKWEQETQINREEVTEQDVAEVVAMMTGVPVQRIAQKEGDKLQKMEDDLAESVIGQFDAIQKVTKAIRRNRAGLKDPSKPIGTFIFLGPTGVGKTYLAKILAEYMFDSADTLIRIDMSEYMEKFAVSRLVGAPPGYVGYEEGGQLTEKVRRKPYSIILLDEIEKAHPDVFHMMLQVLDDGQLTDSFGRKVDFKNTIIIMTSNIGSRQLKDFGTGVGFNTQARQGNKSAHTQGVIENALKKAFAPEFLNRIDDVIVFNNLERDDIHKIIDIELKGLYQRIHDLGYKIRVTEKAKDFLAEKGWDPHFGARPLKRAIQKYIEDELAEEIIKTKLEEGDTIAIDYSKKLEKIVIKITKKKK, encoded by the coding sequence ATGGAAGCAAAATTCTCCGCCCGAGTTAGGGAAGTACTATCACTCAGTCGGCAAGAGGCTATTCGCCTCAAAAACAACTATATAGGTGTTGAGCATCTCTTTCTTGGTATCATAAAAGAAGGAAATGGGATGGCCTATAAGATGTTATCCGACTTGGGATTACCCATTGATACACTAAGATTAAAAATAGAAAAAACAATTGCTTCAGAAAGCGAAACTTATTCTTCATCACAAAATATTCCTTTTGTCCGTCAAGCCGAAAGAATAATTAAACTCACATATTTGGAAGCTCGCCGTTTTCAGTCTCAACAAGTGGGTACTGAACATTTATTATTGGCTATTTTAAAAGACCCAGATAATATTGTTACTCAGATGTTGGATAAGAACCAGATTGATTATTCTAAAATTACTACTCTTGTGCAAGAATATAGTAGTGGAAAAGAAGAAGAGACACAAGATAAAATAGATCCTATAGAAGACCAATATCCTGGAGGATTTCCTCCAGAGCCAGATGAAGGTAGTGGGAAATCCCAAAAAACCAATAAGCCTAGCAAAAAAGATGGGGATCCTAAATCTTCAACTCCAGTTTTAGATAATTTCGGTCGTGATTTAACCCGATTAGCCGAGGAGAATAGATTAGACCCCATTGTTGGAAGAGAAAGTGAGTTGGAACGTATTGCTCAAATTCTAAGCCGTCGTAAAAAAAACAATCCAATTTTAATTGGGGAACCAGGTGTTGGCAAGTCTGCTATAGCCGAAGGTTTGGCCATTAGAATTGTGAGTCGTCAGGTAAGCCGAGCTTTATTTAATAAAAGAATATTTACCCTAGACTTAGCATCTATTGTCGCAGGAACGAAATATAGAGGTCAATTTGAGGAAAGAATGAAAGCTATTTTAAATGAATTGGAGAAAAATCCCAATATCATATTATTTATAGATGAAATTCATACTATCGTTGGTGCAGGTAATGCTTCAGGTTCTTTAGATGCCTCAAATATGTTTAAACCAGCCTTGGCTCGTGGAGAACTCCAATGTATTGGTGCAACCACTTTAGATGAATATCGCCAAACCATTGAAAAAGACGGTGCTTTAGAAAGAAGATTCCAGAAAATCATTGTGGATGCCACCTCTCCTGAAGAAACAGAAACCATTCTATCTAATATTAAAGAACGATATGAAGATCATCACTTAGTGCGTTATTCTGACGAAGCTTTAAAAGCATGCGTTCAGTTAACCAACAGATATATGAGTGATCGATTCTTACCAGACAAAGCTATTGATGCTTTAGATGAAGCTGGAGCTCGTGTTCATATCACTCATATGAATGTGCCTGATGGTATCATTAAAATAGAAGGAAAAATTGAGGAGGCTATTCAGAGAAAGAAAAATGCTATTAAAAAGCAACAATTTGAACAAGCTGCTCAGTTAAGGGATAATGAACGAGAATTACAAGAAGAATTAGACTTAGCCAAACGCAAATGGGAACAAGAAACTCAGATAAATAGAGAGGAAGTTACTGAGCAAGATGTGGCTGAAGTGGTTGCTATGATGACCGGTGTTCCTGTACAAAGAATTGCCCAAAAAGAAGGTGATAAACTGCAGAAAATGGAAGATGACTTGGCCGAATCAGTTATTGGTCAATTCGATGCTATACAGAAAGTTACAAAGGCTATTAGAAGGAATCGTGCAGGATTAAAAGACCCTAGCAAACCCATTGGAACTTTTATATTTTTAGGCCCTACTGGTGTGGGTAAAACTTATCTAGCAAAAATACTCGCAGAATATATGTTCGACTCCGCCGACACCTTAATCCGTATCGATATGAGTGAGTATATGGAGAAATTTGCAGTAAGTAGATTGGTGGGCGCTCCTCCTGGCTATGTGGGCTACGAAGAAGGAGGCCAGTTAACCGAGAAAGTTCGCCGCAAACCCTACTCTATCATCTTACTTGATGAAATTGAGAAAGCACATCCCGATGTTTTCCACATGATGCTACAAGTATTGGATGATGGGCAACTCACTGATAGTTTTGGAAGAAAGGTAGATTTTAAAAATACCATTATCATTATGACTTCTAATATTGGTAGTCGTCAGTTGAAAGACTTCGGTACTGGTGTTGGATTTAATACCCAAGCTCGTCAAGGCAATAAGTCGGCACATACACAAGGTGTTATAGAAAATGCTTTGAAGAAAGCTTTTGCACCTGAATTCTTAAACAGAATTGATGATGTCATTGTGTTCAATAATTTAGAAAGAGATGATATTCATAAGATTATCGACATTGAGCTCAAGGGACTTTATCAGCGTATCCACGATTTAGGATATAAGATTAGAGTGACTGAGAAGGCTAAAGATTTCTTAGCTGAAAAAGGCTGGGATCCTCATTTTGGTGCAAGACCCTTAAAGCGTGCTATTCAAAAATATATTGAAGATGAGTTGGCAGAAGAGATTATCAAAACTAAATTGGAAGAAGGCGATACTATTGCAATCGACTACAGTAAAAAGCTGGAAAAGATTGTGATTAAGATTACTAAGAAAAAGAAATAA
- the trpB gene encoding tryptophan synthase subunit beta, with translation MENITTKQTEQDFASVNGKFGDYGGMFVPPVLEGKLLELAEQFEKYSKDSSFEQEYIYYLKNFVGRPSPLYYAHRLSQHIGSKVYLKREDLNHTGSHKINNTIGQILLAKRMGATEIVAETGAGQHGVATATAAALFGMKCKVFMGAKDAERQKMNVSRIKLLGAEMVLTESGTATLKDAVDAALGYYIENPHVFYLLGSQVGPHPYPTMVGFFQSVIGKETKKQFIEKEGRLPDNLFACIGGGSNAIGLFGDFLKDREVAIHAAEGGGNGVLGDTAATLSLGKPGVFQGTFSYALTDENDEIYPSHSIAAGLDYPGVSPQHALLKDTGRAHYHIVTDDEAIEGFKLLSKLEGIIPAIESSHAIALAAKLLKGKTGQVSVINLSGRGDKDVERDLM, from the coding sequence ATGGAAAATATTACAACAAAACAAACAGAACAAGATTTCGCATCAGTTAATGGTAAATTTGGAGATTATGGGGGAATGTTTGTACCACCTGTTTTAGAGGGGAAATTATTAGAGTTGGCTGAGCAATTCGAGAAATACAGTAAAGACAGTAGTTTCGAACAAGAATATATCTATTACTTGAAGAATTTTGTGGGAAGACCTTCTCCCCTATATTATGCCCATCGCTTGAGCCAACATATTGGTTCTAAGGTATATTTAAAAAGAGAAGATTTAAATCATACTGGTTCGCATAAAATCAATAATACAATTGGGCAGATTTTACTAGCCAAAAGAATGGGGGCAACTGAAATAGTTGCGGAAACAGGTGCAGGTCAACATGGTGTAGCCACCGCGACTGCAGCTGCATTATTCGGTATGAAATGCAAGGTATTTATGGGTGCCAAAGATGCCGAGCGCCAAAAGATGAATGTGAGTAGAATAAAGCTTCTAGGTGCTGAAATGGTATTAACTGAATCAGGAACAGCTACATTGAAAGATGCAGTTGACGCAGCCTTAGGTTATTATATTGAGAATCCACATGTATTTTATTTATTAGGGTCGCAGGTTGGACCCCATCCCTATCCTACTATGGTTGGTTTTTTTCAATCGGTGATTGGTAAGGAAACCAAAAAGCAGTTTATTGAGAAAGAAGGAAGATTGCCAGATAATCTATTTGCATGCATTGGAGGAGGCTCAAACGCAATAGGACTCTTCGGTGATTTCTTAAAAGACCGTGAAGTTGCCATTCATGCTGCAGAAGGTGGAGGAAATGGAGTATTAGGGGATACGGCTGCTACACTTAGCCTCGGAAAACCAGGCGTATTTCAAGGAACATTTAGCTATGCATTAACTGATGAGAATGATGAGATATACCCATCGCATAGCATTGCTGCAGGATTAGATTATCCCGGGGTGAGCCCACAACATGCTTTACTCAAAGATACTGGTCGTGCTCATTATCATATTGTTACCGACGATGAAGCCATTGAAGGATTTAAACTATTAAGTAAATTAGAAGGTATAATTCCTGCCATTGAATCCTCTCATGCTATTGCTCTTGCAGCTAAACTACTCAAAGGAAAAACTGGTCAGGTGAGTGTGATCAATCTTTCGGGTCGTGGAGATAAAGATGTGGAGCGTGATTTGATGTAG
- a CDS encoding tryptophanase has product MQLPYAEPFKIKMVETIKRSTREEREKWIKDAKYNLFNLKSEQVFIDLLTDSGTGAMSDKQWSEMMIGDESYAGASSFYKMKAAIKNILGFDYFLPTHQGRAAENVLFSVLVKEGNIIPGNSHFDTTKGHIEFRKAKAVDCTIDEAFDTTVQHDFKGNIDLAKLEKTFNDYPMAQIPMVIITVTCNSSGGQPVSMQNIKDVHALCKKYGTLVMFDSARFAENAYFIKTREPGYADKTIKEIVKEMYTYADAMTMSSKKDAIVNMGGFIGFKDEDLYKQASVFGIIFEGYITYGGMSGRDMNALAQGLDEGTEFPFLESRVGQVAYLGSKLKEYGIPIQEPFGGHAIFVDAKRFLPELPKEDFVAQTLAVELYIEGGVRGVEIGAILADRDPITRENRYPELELLRLAIPRRTYTNNHMEYIAAALKNVFDRREEITSGVKITKEAPIMRHFTVELERL; this is encoded by the coding sequence ATGCAATTACCTTACGCAGAACCATTTAAAATTAAAATGGTTGAAACTATAAAAAGAAGTACACGCGAAGAACGTGAAAAGTGGATCAAAGACGCAAAATATAATTTATTCAATCTTAAAAGTGAACAGGTTTTTATTGACCTTTTAACTGATAGTGGTACTGGAGCTATGAGTGATAAACAGTGGTCAGAAATGATGATTGGTGATGAGAGTTATGCTGGTGCTAGCTCTTTCTATAAAATGAAAGCTGCCATCAAAAATATTTTAGGCTTCGATTATTTCTTACCAACACACCAAGGAAGAGCAGCTGAGAATGTATTATTTTCTGTTTTGGTAAAAGAAGGAAACATTATTCCTGGCAACAGCCATTTTGATACTACAAAAGGTCATATCGAATTTAGAAAGGCAAAGGCAGTAGATTGTACTATTGATGAAGCTTTTGATACTACTGTACAACACGATTTTAAAGGAAATATAGACTTAGCCAAGTTGGAAAAAACTTTCAATGATTATCCTATGGCTCAGATTCCTATGGTTATTATTACAGTAACATGTAATTCATCTGGAGGACAGCCTGTAAGCATGCAAAATATTAAAGATGTTCACGCCCTTTGTAAGAAATATGGAACACTAGTGATGTTTGATTCTGCTCGTTTTGCTGAAAATGCATATTTCATCAAAACAAGAGAACCTGGTTATGCTGACAAAACTATCAAAGAGATTGTGAAGGAAATGTATACCTACGCTGATGCCATGACCATGAGTTCTAAAAAAGATGCCATTGTAAATATGGGAGGATTCATAGGATTTAAAGATGAAGATTTATATAAGCAAGCTAGTGTTTTTGGAATCATTTTTGAAGGCTATATTACATACGGAGGAATGTCGGGAAGAGATATGAATGCTTTAGCTCAAGGATTAGATGAAGGTACTGAGTTTCCGTTCTTAGAATCTAGAGTTGGACAAGTAGCCTATTTAGGTAGCAAGTTAAAAGAATATGGTATTCCTATTCAAGAACCATTTGGAGGGCATGCTATTTTTGTGGATGCCAAAAGATTCCTTCCTGAATTGCCCAAAGAAGATTTCGTTGCTCAAACACTTGCAGTGGAATTGTATATAGAAGGTGGAGTAAGAGGAGTAGAGATCGGAGCGATTTTAGCTGATAGAGATCCTATTACAAGAGAAAATAGATATCCTGAATTAGAGTTATTAAGATTAGCTATTCCTAGAAGAACTTATACCAATAACCATATGGAATATATCGCAGCCGCTCTGAAGAATGTTTTCGATCGCCGCGAAGAAATCACTTCTGGCGTGAAAATCACTAAAGAAGCTCCAATCATGCGCCACTTTACTGTGGAATTGGAAAGACTCTAG